The following coding sequences are from one Brienomyrus brachyistius isolate T26 chromosome 2, BBRACH_0.4, whole genome shotgun sequence window:
- the foxb2 gene encoding forkhead box protein B2 has product MPRPGKNSYSDQKPPYSYISLTAMAIQSSQEKMLPLSDIYKFIMDRFPYYRENTQRWQNSLRHNLSFNDCFIKIPRRPDQPGKGSFWALHPDCGDMFENGSFLRRRKRFKVMRSEHLASKNSPMIHYFHHQHHQAKIGIAPAEPTGGLGRLSQFQTYSINGGQSGGFKHPFAIENIIGRDYKGMMASGLPIASVMHHLGYPVPSQLSSVVNSMWPQVSMLSESMAPLPVTSEYGPFGVPMKGLYHPSGQNMPAVPVPIKATPALGQAPALPGLSNSPVQFCTTASSALLEKSMPDLTDAKGNSLHPALLLS; this is encoded by the coding sequence ATGCCACGTCCGGGAAAAAACTCTTACAGCGACCAGAAACCGCCGTACTCCTACATATCGTTAACGGCAATGGCCATTCAGAGCTCGCAAGAAAAGATGCTTCCACTCAGTGACATTTACAAATTCATCATGGACAGGTTCCCTTATTACAGGGAAAACACCCAGAGGTGGCAAAACTCCTTGAGACACAATCTCTCCTTCAACGACTGCTTCATTAAGATTCCGCGCAGACCCGACCAGCCCGGGAAGGGCAGCTTTTGGGCCCTGCATCCTGACTGCGGGGACATGTTCGAAAACGGCAGTTTCCTTCGCAGACGAAAGAGATTCAAAGTGATGCGCTCCGAGCACCTGGCGAGTAAAAACTCCCCCATGATTCATTACTTTCACCACCAGCACCATCAGGCCAAAATAGGTATCGCGCCTGCGGAGCCAACCGGGGGCCTGGGGAGACTGTCCCAGTTCCAGACTTACAGCATCAACGGCGGACAGTCGGGGGGATTTAAACATCCCTTCGCCATTGAGAATATCATAGGAAGAGATTACAAAGGCATGATGGCGAGTGggctgcccattgcttctgtcaTGCACCACCTAGGGTACCCTGTACCGTCGCAGCTGAGTAGCGTGGTCAACTCCATGTGGCCGCAAGTCAGCATGCTGTCGGAGTCCATGGCACCTTTGCCAGTCACATCCGAATACGGACCTTTTGGAGTCCCGATGAAAGGTCTTTACCATCCAAGCGGACAGAACATGCCGGCAGTTCCCGTTCCGATTAAAGCTACTCCCGCGCTAGGGCAAGCCCCGGCTCTGCCAGGCCTGAGTAACAGCCCGGTGCAGTTCTGCACCACCGCCTCCTCTGCACTACTGGAAAAAAGTATGCCCGATCTCACGGATGCAAAGGGCAACAGCCTACATCCTGCGCTTTTACTCTCCTAA
- the LOC125718823 gene encoding C2 calcium-dependent domain-containing protein 4C produces the protein MWLLEKIREGMESLPFWFTESLEVRERISAQSNLSRKLPSNVLTPDKIPDFFIPPRLSRRLANNAGCNLTKHKPQSLERGLQVRNLRHVQAESYRLRDGAVTPQPNQHNIEVESACHGDIATKGQTAGKPLDGRMFLKQPLHSREYYGLSGLYESPNTRRKESLFHSQLPSYSLGLYQSPSRLQLISNCKVLPEQGSMETDTPSSNDSSPHDSPVLPRSLSGSVLFKLLGQDSPLGLSPLSTSEQNLRADEALPALPALSPGETPGCPSHLGIYSCPPVLYPLDMLHCQERLQREHVLPLLGRGRVRLSAERSSPGATLRVRVVSVEDLHDDTHDGRLVHCYVSLCLTPGKHQRQNSATIRNCRNPIFNEDFFFTELTDDCFCSLYLRLKVLDKASSLKRDTVLGVLSKPLSQLLPL, from the coding sequence ATGTGGCTTCTCGAAAAAATTCGAGAGGGCATGGAGAGCCTTCCCTTCTGGTTCACCGAATCCCTAGAGGTACGTGAAAGAATCTCGGCACAGAGCAACCTCTCGAGGAAGCTGCCCAGCAATGTTCTGACACCAGACAAAATCCCAGACTTCTTCATCCCACCCAGGCTGTCCAGGAGGCTGGCCAACAATGCAGGGTGCAACCTGACTAAGCACAAACCTCAGTCCCTTGAGCGTGGGCTCCAGGTCAGGAACTTGAGACATGTGCAAGCAGAGAGCTACCGACTTCGGGATGGTGCTGTCACACCCCAACCTAATCAGCATAACATAGAGGTGGAGTCAGCATGTCATGGAGACATAGCAACCAAAGGCCAAACAGCTGGCAAACCTTTGGATGGTAGAATGTTCCTGAAACAGCCGCTCCATTCCAGGGAGTACTATGGTCTGTCCGGCCTGTACGAAAGCCCCAACACACGCCGCAAAGAGTCCCTGTTCCACTCTCAGCTGCCTAGCTACTCCCTGGGTCTATATCAGTCCCCGTCCAGGTTGCAGCTAATCTCCAACTGCAAGGTGCTCCCAGAGCAGGGTAGCATGGAGACTGACACGCCCTCCTCCAACGACTCCTCCCCCCATGACTCCCCAGTGCTACCACGCTCGCTATCTGGATCCGTGCTCTTTAAGTTGCTGGGACAAGATAGTCCCCTCGGCCTGTCACCACTCTCCACCTCCGAGCAGAACCTCAGAGCAGATGAAGCTCTACCCGCTCTCCCTGCCTTGAGTCCCGGAGAGACACCTGGGTGCCCCTCCCACCTCGGTATCTACTCCTGTCCTCCTGTGCTGTACCCGCTGGACATGCTGCACTGCCAGGAGCGTCTGCAAAGGGAGCACGTGCTGCCACTGTTAGGCCGTGGCCGTGTTCGTCTGTCTGCGGAGCGCAGTTCCCCCGGAGCCACGCTGCGTGTTCGCGTGGTGTCCGTGGAGGATCTGCACGACGACACTCACGACGGCCGGCTGGTCCACTGCTAcgtcagcctgtgtctgaccccGGGCAAGCACCAGCGTCAGAATAGCGCCACCATCAGGAACTGCAGGAATCCCATTTTTAACGAGGACTTCTTCTTCACTGAGCTCACAGACGACTGCTTCTGCAGTCTGTACCTCCGGCTGAAGGTTCTGGACAAGGCTTCCAGCCTCAAACGGGACACCGTCCTGGGAGTGCTCTCCAAACCACTCTCACAATTACTGCCTTTGTAA